Below is a genomic region from Desulfobacter sp..
CTTTGTCAGAAAGATATTGGCCCGGGTGAACATGCCCTATGTCCGGGCCCAAAGGGAAAACCAGGTCAGAAATCTCGGGGTGATCACAGCCATGGGCACCCTTAAGCCCAGTTTCATGGTGCCTGAAACCATGAGGGCCGGGTGCATTGACCTTGAGTCTGGGAAAACCGACAATTCGATGGTGGTTGCCGGCATCAAAGGGCTTTCAGGGTTCAGTGCCTCCCAGGTGGCCCAGGGCACGGCATCCTATTTTTCACAGACCATCCCGATTGAGGTGGATCTGCCCGGGATACCCCTCAAGGCGCCGCCCCAGGTGGTGGCAGAAAAAATGCAGCAAGAGCGGGTGCAAAAGGCCTTTGTCCGCCAGATTCTGCCCCATGCTCGGGACAACCGGATCTGCGGGATGCCGGCAGTCTGCGGTATTGACCAGAGCCATTCTGTTTGGGCAGGGCTTGGCCAGAGGATACAGATGCCCTTGTTTGAAATACCGGGGTCTCCTCCCTCCATACCCGGCCTGCGGCTCAAAAGGGGATTTGAACGGATATTGGAACAGGCAGGGGCGCGCCTGATGTCCAATATCCGGATAAAAGAGCCTGTGTTTGACGGTAAAGGCTTTACCCTTTTGGCAGGGATGGAGCCGGACCCGATCAGGATCAGGGCCAAGGGGGTGATTTTGGCCACGGGACGGTTTTGGGGAAAAGGGCTTCATGTCAGGCGGGAAAGGATTGTTGAACCTTTGTTTCACCTGGATGTGGCCCAGCCCACAGGACGGCACCTCTGGCATGAGGATGTGTTCCTTTCTCCCAAGGGTCATCCCATTAATATGGCAGGCGTTGAAACCGATACCTTGTTTAGGCCCTTGGATGAGCGGGGGCGTCCTGTGTATTCCCGTCTTTATGCGGCAGGCAGTCTTCTTGCCCACAATGACTGGCCAAGGTTTAAATCAGGTGCCGGTCCCTCCATAGTCTCTGCCTGCAGGGCCGTGGACGCCTTTTACGATTCTTTGGGGGCAGCTGATGATTAAGGTCTTGGTGATCCTCACCCTTTGTTTTTGTCTGGCAGGTCTTGTCTTTAAAGTCTCGTCCATTTTTCGTCTGGGCCGGCTGTTTGAGAAAAAAAAAATGACCCTGTCCAGCCGTATTTTTCAGCTCAACTATTCAGGGGCGGTTTTCAATATTTTGTTTCAGAGCCGGCTTTTTCGTGCCGGAAAGTTTAGATGGCTGGTCCATGGGCTTATGGTTGCAGGGTTTGGCTATCTGTTGATGGTTCATGCCTTGGATGACTGGACCTGGGTTCTTTTTGAGGAATATCAGCCCGGGATTGAGCCTTTCCGAATGCTCAGGAACCTGGCCGGCCTCATGGTGATCGCAGCCTGCCTGGGGTTTCTTTTGAGGCGGACACAACACTCCAGGATTAATTTGGAGCGGCGCAGAAGAGGTGTGCGGTTTAAGGTCAAAGGGACCCTGACCATTATGGTTATCCTTGGACTGGTCAGTTCCGGGTTTCTCACAGAAGGGTTGAGCATCATCTCTGAAACCCGGTTTGACCAAATGGTGGAAGACTATTCTGGCCTGGCCGGGGAGGATGAACAGGTCCACTT
It encodes:
- the glpB gene encoding glycerol-3-phosphate dehydrogenase subunit GlpB translates to MKTGETVHCDLLVIGAGLAGMTAGIRAADMGLDTIVAGNTSHLTFASGLMDYLGVYPRGLGLFTSPRQGLDQMISDLPGHAYALTGHGAIVASFDFVRKILARVNMPYVRAQRENQVRNLGVITAMGTLKPSFMVPETMRAGCIDLESGKTDNSMVVAGIKGLSGFSASQVAQGTASYFSQTIPIEVDLPGIPLKAPPQVVAEKMQQERVQKAFVRQILPHARDNRICGMPAVCGIDQSHSVWAGLGQRIQMPLFEIPGSPPSIPGLRLKRGFERILEQAGARLMSNIRIKEPVFDGKGFTLLAGMEPDPIRIRAKGVILATGRFWGKGLHVRRERIVEPLFHLDVAQPTGRHLWHEDVFLSPKGHPINMAGVETDTLFRPLDERGRPVYSRLYAAGSLLAHNDWPRFKSGAGPSIVSACRAVDAFYDSLGAADD